One window of Kosakonia cowanii JCM 10956 = DSM 18146 genomic DNA carries:
- a CDS encoding LacI family DNA-binding transcriptional regulator produces MKSKSATLEDVARHAGVSYQTVSRVLNKSANVSEATRLKVEKAIELLRYVPNRLAQQLVGKQSQTLGLVTTSLALHAPSQVAAAVKRYANLDGYQVLISMIDENVNHDIQSAINELKSQLVDKVIINVPLETDEAQRIAADNDDIVCLFLDVDPYSSVFNVSFNPADGTRASVKHLYDLGHRDIALLAGPESSVSAKLRLKSWVDTLDSYGLKPVKVFHGNWDAQSGYAGALQMLRETPNFTAVLVGNDQMALGVLSAFHQHQIAIPGEKSVIGYDDTYESSFFHPSLTTVSLDLDLQGKEAVRRLLDSGHGDAARSSSVLPARLIVRHSTGALQEQSANLQEIAQQLQVIAHKLMK; encoded by the coding sequence ATGAAGTCTAAAAGCGCGACGTTGGAAGACGTTGCCCGCCATGCGGGTGTCTCCTATCAGACCGTGTCCAGGGTACTCAATAAATCTGCCAATGTATCCGAAGCCACGCGTCTCAAGGTTGAGAAAGCGATAGAGTTGCTGCGTTATGTGCCGAACCGGCTGGCGCAACAGCTGGTCGGTAAGCAGAGTCAGACCCTTGGACTCGTCACCACCTCGCTGGCGCTGCATGCCCCTTCACAGGTGGCAGCGGCGGTAAAACGCTATGCCAATCTTGACGGCTACCAGGTGCTGATCTCAATGATTGATGAGAACGTCAATCATGATATCCAGTCGGCGATCAACGAACTTAAGTCGCAGCTGGTTGATAAGGTGATCATTAACGTGCCGCTGGAGACCGATGAAGCCCAGCGCATTGCGGCTGACAATGATGATATTGTTTGCCTGTTCCTCGACGTTGACCCTTACAGCTCGGTGTTTAACGTCTCATTTAATCCGGCGGACGGCACCCGTGCGAGCGTCAAACATCTCTACGATCTGGGGCATCGCGATATCGCGCTGTTGGCGGGGCCTGAAAGCTCCGTCTCGGCAAAGCTACGGCTGAAAAGCTGGGTGGATACGCTTGATAGCTACGGCCTGAAACCGGTGAAGGTATTCCACGGCAACTGGGATGCGCAGAGCGGTTATGCAGGCGCACTGCAGATGCTGCGCGAAACGCCCAACTTTACTGCCGTGCTGGTGGGGAATGACCAGATGGCGCTCGGCGTGCTGAGCGCGTTTCATCAACATCAGATCGCCATCCCCGGCGAGAAATCGGTGATCGGTTACGATGACACCTATGAAAGCTCCTTCTTCCACCCGTCGTTAACTACAGTCTCGCTGGATCTCGATTTACAGGGTAAAGAGGCGGTGCGTCGCCTGCTCGACAGCGGCCACGGCGACGCCGCCCGCAGTTCATCCGTGCTTCCTGCGCGGCTGATTGTGCGTCACTCTACCGGCGCATTGCAGGAGCAGAGCGCTAACCTGCAGGAGATCGCCCAACAATTGCAGGTTATTGCGCATAAGTTGATGAAATAA
- a CDS encoding maltoporin: MKTPLRTLSLALAAALTSTSLMAATSVPIDFHGYLRGGVGVSGDGGQVEWQKNKIGRLGNESDTYGELELGSEVYKKDDVSFYLDSMVSMVSDGSNDNETTIGDDAQFGLRQLNLQIKGLIPNDPNAVIWGGKRYYQRHDLHIIDTKYWNISGSGAGIENYTFGPGAVSFAWIRGDANDVDYRVDNDNDVNINYLDLRYAGWKPWAGAWTEFGIDYAMPNPTKKQKAYGGLYDADDGVMLTGEISQDMLGGYNKLVLQYANKGLAQNMVSQGGGWYDMWNYVNDATGYRVINTGLIPITDRFSFNHVLTYGAAEDTTAFTDKSRLVSLVGRAQYQFTEYVRLIGEVGGFYQKDNYKNGTNYKQSGEKYTIALGLADGADFMSRPELRLFASYLNDSEDGKAFEDGTKNNTWNFGVQVEAWW, translated from the coding sequence ATGAAGACTCCACTACGCACACTCTCTCTTGCGTTAGCCGCTGCGCTGACCTCAACCTCGCTGATGGCGGCCACCTCGGTACCCATCGATTTTCACGGCTACCTGCGCGGCGGCGTGGGCGTGTCGGGCGATGGCGGCCAGGTGGAGTGGCAGAAAAATAAGATCGGGCGTCTGGGCAATGAATCTGACACCTACGGCGAGCTTGAGCTGGGCTCGGAAGTCTACAAAAAAGATGACGTCAGCTTTTACCTCGACAGCATGGTCAGCATGGTGTCCGATGGCTCCAACGATAACGAAACCACCATCGGCGACGATGCGCAGTTCGGCTTACGCCAGCTGAACCTGCAGATCAAAGGGCTGATCCCCAACGATCCCAACGCGGTGATCTGGGGCGGTAAACGCTACTATCAGCGCCACGATCTGCACATTATCGATACCAAATACTGGAATATCTCCGGCTCCGGCGCGGGGATCGAAAACTACACCTTCGGGCCGGGCGCCGTCTCTTTTGCGTGGATCCGCGGCGATGCCAATGACGTGGATTACCGCGTTGATAACGACAATGACGTCAATATTAACTATCTGGACCTGCGCTATGCCGGCTGGAAACCGTGGGCGGGCGCGTGGACGGAGTTTGGCATTGATTACGCCATGCCGAACCCAACCAAAAAGCAGAAGGCTTACGGCGGGCTGTACGACGCGGATGATGGCGTGATGCTGACCGGTGAAATCAGCCAGGATATGCTCGGCGGCTATAACAAGCTGGTGTTGCAGTACGCCAACAAAGGGCTGGCGCAGAATATGGTGTCGCAGGGCGGCGGCTGGTATGACATGTGGAACTATGTCAACGATGCTACCGGCTATCGCGTCATCAACACCGGGCTTATCCCGATCACCGACCGCTTCTCCTTTAACCATGTGTTGACCTACGGCGCGGCCGAAGATACCACTGCGTTTACCGACAAATCCCGTCTGGTGTCGCTGGTTGGTCGTGCGCAGTATCAGTTCACCGAATATGTACGTCTGATTGGTGAAGTGGGCGGCTTTTACCAGAAGGATAACTACAAAAACGGCACCAACTATAAGCAGAGCGGCGAGAAGTACACTATCGCGCTGGGTCTTGCTGACGGTGCCGATTTTATGTCGCGTCCGGAGCTGCGCCTCTTCGCCTCTTATTTAAATGACTCTGAAGATGGCAAAGCATTTGAAGATGGCACCAAAAATAACACCTGGAACTTTGGTGTGCAGGTGGAAGCCTGGTGGTAA